GGTCCCGCTTCGTGCGGGCTGTCGTCTGTTGACATAACAGGCTTGGTGTTATATCATGTCCTGACTTTTAGGAAGGCAGGGTGAGTACGCTATGAAAAAAGACATGACGAAATACGGCGAAACCGCCCCCGGCTTTCGACCTCGTCCCTTCAATTAACAGCCTTTAAAACTTCGTTCACTGCGCAAGTTGAATATCTATGTATCCGTCTGCCGTGGCCGCGGGCCTTTTTGCGCGCGCACGGGGGCATGGCTTTTACTTTGAAGGGGAAAATGATGATGACTGACACAATATACGGCGCGGAAAATCTTTTAAGCGGAAAAACTATAGGGATGGCGGGCTTCGGACACCTTGGAAGCTCTATCGGCAGGGCGTTTATTGCAAACGGGATGCCGCCTGAGCGTATCGCCATATCATGCGCCGGCAGCGAAAGAACGCTTGCGGCGGCGCGTGAGCTTGGCGTCGCCGTCTACTCGACAAAGCAGCTTGCGCTGCGTTCTGATTTTCTCATTTTAGCGGCGCGGCCTCAGGAGCTCGGCGCCTTTGCCGGCCTTGCGCTTAAAAAAGAGGCGAGGGTGCTTTCGTTTATGGCGGGGGTGACGAACAGGATGCTTTCAAAGGTATTTTCCGCGCCGGTAAAAAGAGCGATGTGCAGCGGGCCGGAGACGATAGGCGAAGGACGCGGCGTTGGCGCGGTCTTTCCAACGGGCGGCTGGGCGCGCGCTCTGCTTGAAGCGGCGGGGCTTTCGGTCTTTGACGCTGCGTTGGAGGAGGAGCTGGACGCCTTCACCGTCGCCATCTGCATCCCTCCTATATTGCAGAACGTTGCGGCGCCGGCAAAGCAGGTGGAGGCGGCGCTGCAAATGATGGCGCAGCGATACGCTGTCTGCGGGAAGCTTGCGCCGTGGATACGGGAAACGGCCGCCTCAGCGCATGGAGCCGCCCGCCCCGACGCACTCAAAAACGTCTCGACGAAGGGCGGCGTCACGGAGGCGATGACTGCGGCGCTTGCCGCAGGAGCTGATTTTAGCGGCGCGGTGGAGGCGGGCCTTCGCAGAAACGGCGAGCTTGCGGCGCGGCTTGGAAAGCTTTTGGAAGACGCGGCGTAAGCAAATAGACTAAGGAAGGCCCCGCCCTTTGTGCGGTCTTTAGATTATTTTCCTTGGGCGGCCTACCGGCTTTTTCTTTTCTCCGGTAAGTATCTCGCCCGCGTAGACGGCGGCGTTTTCGTAGAAGGGCGCGAGCGTCTGGCGGAACGGGTGTTCGCCGCGCCAGAAGGGAAAGTCGTTCATGACGCCTAAAGCAGCGGCGCGGCGCTGGATGTCCGGCTCCGGCCTTTCAAAGGAAAATTCTCCAGATTTATACCAGTCGGCGTCTATCCGCGGCACGTCGTCTGCGGCAGGCATCGGCGGCTCTTCGTCGTCGGAGCCGCCAAGCAGCGCCTCTTCGCGTTCTTCGTCCCATTCGTATCCCGGCTCGCACTCGCCGTCCGCCTCGTCCGACGCGCTTTCAAGCGTCAGCAGGTTTATCAGCGATTCTTTGTCAAGGCCGCGCAGCCGCAGCAGTATGAACGGGTCGTCCTCCAGCTCTTCGGCCAAAATGAGCAGCACCGCGATTATGTGTTTGCAGGGAGAGGCGTCGTCCGGGCAGGTGCATTTGAAGCGGCGCAGCGCATTTCGCGTCGGAAAGAGCGGCGTGCCCGCCTCTTTGAATATCTCTTCCATCTCCGCCGGCATCTCTCCGGCCAGCAGTTTCGCGGCAAAGGTGGCGCTTTCGCGGCACCGGAAGAGGATAAGGTCCCGCGCCTCGGAAGTTATCGTCTCAAAGCCCAGCCGTATCTGGTAGGGAGTCTTGCGCGTGCCCTGTACGAAGGCTGTGACAAGCCCCGGCTCTATCTGTATGTTGACCACCTGTCCGCGGCGCGCGTAGCTTTTGCCGCGCGCGAGACGCCCCGCGTCGATGCACTGTTCCATTATCTCGACCCAGCGGCGCGACCACCAGTTTGAACCGTAGCTGTGCCCGCGCGCCGTGCGTGATTTTATCCCGCAGCGCGTCTCGCGCGGCTTTTTATATTTGTAGAATTTCACTTCGCCATCGAATGCCATTATAGATTCTCCACCGCGTCCTTATCCAATGAGAACAGTTCGTGCAGATCGCTGTCGGAAATTTCGGTGAGCCAGCTTTCGCCTGTGCCGACCAGCATCTGCGCAAGTTCTTTTTTACTCTCTATCAGTTTTTCTATTTTTTCTTCAAGCGTTCCGCGGCAGCAGAAGTAGTGCACCTGAACGTTGTTCTCCTGCCCTATGCGGTAGGCGCGGTCTACAGCCTGCTGCTCGACGGCTGGGTTCCACCAGCGGTCGAACATTATGACGTGGTTTGCGCGCGTGAGGTTCAGCCCAGTGCCTCCGGCCTTAAGCGACAGCACGAAGAATGGCGGCGCGTCTTCGTCCTCCTGGAAGCGGCGCACCATCTCCGCGCGTTTTTCGCGAGGCACGCCGCCGTGAAGGAAGAGCGCCTCGCGCCCGAAGGTCTCCTGAAGGAATTTTTTGAGCAGCGCGCCCATCTCGGCGTACTGAGTGAAGATGAGAGCGCGGTCGCCGGCGGCGAGCATCTCCTCCGCAAGCTCCGAAAGCCGCGCCATCTTGCCGGAACGGTTGTCATATTCCGATTTGTCTTTTATGTAAAGCAGCGGATGATCGCATATCTGTTTGAGCGCCGTTATCGCGCCAAGCACGATGCCTTTGCGCTGTATGCCCTCCGCGCCCGAAAGAGAACGCGCAAGCGCCGTTGTGACCGTGCTGTAAAGCGTCGCCTGCTCGCGCGAGAGCGGGCAGAATTCTTTTGTCTCTATCTTCTCCGGCAGGTCGCTGATTATTTCTTTGTCGGTCTTCAAGCGGCGCAGGATGAACGGAGCGGTGAGACGGCGCACCTTGTCCATCGCCTTTTTTTCTCCCGCCTGCACGGGGCGCAGTATTTCGCGCGAGAAGCGCGCGCGGTTTGGCATTAGGCCCGGCATCAGAAATTCCATAAGCGACCACATGTCGCCCACGTGGTTCTCCACCGGCGTTCCCGTGAGAGCGATATGCCAGTCGGCGCGTATGGAGCGAGCCGCGCGCGACTGGCAGGTGTCGGGGTTCTTTATGTTCTGCGCCTCGTCGAGAATGACTCCGGCCCAGTCTACCTTTGAAAAGAGTGTGTTGTCGCGGTAGAGCAGCGAGTATGACGATATTACAATGGTGTCGGCGAGCGCCTCCGCCGTGAAGGCCTCTTTTTTGTTGCGTTTCTGGCCGTGGTGGAGCAGCGTCTCCATGCCGGGGACGAATTTCTGCGTCTCGCGGCGCCAGTTTTCCATTACGGAGGTGGGGCAGATGAGCAGCACGGGACGTTTTTCGCCCATCGCGCGCAGTTTTTTTATCAAAGCGAGCGTCTGTACGGTCTTGCCGAGTCCCATATCGTCTGCAAGACAGGCGCCCATGCCCATTTTGACCAGCCGCGCAAGCCACGCAAGCCCTTTTCCCTGATAGGGCCGAAGCGTGCCGACAAAGCCGTCCGGCGGCTCCATCTCTTCCAGCGGCGCGGCTCCCGTGAGCATCGAGCGCACGGAGGCGAGCCACGGAGAGCCGGTCACTTCGGAGATGGGCGCGTCGTTGTGCTCCTCTCGCAGCGAGGAAAGCAGCGCCTCTTTGCGCTCCATCTTCTCCGGCAATTTTTTGAGCGCGGATGTTATTTTTTCTATTTCGTCGCGGTAAAGTATCACCCAACGGCCGCGTATGTTGGTAAGCGGCGTCTTAAGCTCCGTAAGCATCTCAAGTTCGTCCGCGGTCAGTGTGTCTCCGCCGAGCGCGACGGACCAGTCTACGTCGAGCATGTCCGTCAGCTTTATCTGCCCCTGCGCGGAGAAGGAGGCGGGGTCGCTCAGCGTCGCCTTAAGCGATAGTTTCGGGCGTCCCGAGAGGTCGCCCCACGCGCTTGGGAACTGCACCTGTATGCCTTCGTCCATGACGGCGGGCAGGTGGTTTTCAAGAAAATCGAACAGTTCATCGAGCGAGAGCCGGCATTCGCACGGGTACGGGGCGTCGAGGCTCGCCGCTATCGCGGGCACCCGCGCGGCCGTCTGCCCCAGTATCTGAAGCATGTAGCGGCGAGGGTTCGTCTGTGTGTGCTCAAACCACCGGCGTTCGGCCTCAGTCGGGCTCCATACGCGTTCGGCGGGGATTATCAAGGTCGGGTCCTGCGTGGACTGGAGATGCCACGAGAGTATCCATTCCTTTTCTTTGGGCTTTTGTTTGCGCTTTGACTTCGGCGCGTCGCCTTCCAGCTCCTCTTCCGGCTCGTACGGCTCTTCGAGGCGCATAAAAAGCCGCCACGGCTGCGCCGTCACCGCCTTAAGCGAGTCGGCCCAGGCTCGTATCTGCGGGTAGAGCGAGGTCATCTCTTCGTCCCATTTAAGAAGCGGCGCCTTTTGCCATATAAGCGAACGAAGCCATATCTCGTGCGGGTTGCCGGCGTTCACCTTGCGCCCGCGTTCCGCGGCCTGAGACTGCGAGGCGCGTATCATCATGTCAAGCAGCGATTCAAGCAGGGAGAAGGAAGCGGCCCTCCGTCCGCGCGGCGCGGTAAAAGGCGCGGAGGCCGAAAGCCCGCAAAGAAGCGCCGGCATCGCCGAAGCGAACGCGGTAAATTCGTCCTGATATTTTGCAAGTATCATCGGACGCCATTGCGAGACGTAACCCGCCTCTTCCCGCTTCATGTCTGGCATGTAGGAGCCGCGCTGCACCAGCGCCGCCGTGTATTCGGCGGCGCGGCACAGATATTTTATGTCGTCGCCAAAGAGAACGCCGGGGATGCTGAGCCGCTCGTCGCTTTCGCGGTATAGGCGGATGAGCTCCATAAATTCGTCAAAGCTGAGCACGACGGCCTCCGTGGAATATAAAGCGGCGGTAATCGGCCCGTCGCTTGCCGCGTCGCCCAGTATCGGGTTTGAGGGAACCGGCAGGCCGCCGCGTGAGGGCAGAAGCAGAAATATCTCCGCCGTCTCTTCGGAAGAACTTTTTCTGCCGTGGCGTATAGCCGCCTCTTTCAGCGCCGCGCGCAGCTCACGCGAGTCCGCGCCCCACGGATGCCTCGGCGCGCGCTCTGTTTCATTATTCGAGATATGCGAGAATTTTCTATGTTCAAAGGAGCACTCGCCCCATAGATATATTTTATCGTTTTCAAGTCCGCAGTGAAGAATTAACATAAACAACCTCTTTACATAACATTACGATTTATTGAACCAAACGAGCGCGGCGCGCAAAGCGCCGCGCGTGCAGCATCATTCAAAGCAGCTTCCGCCTATGAACTCCCTTATGATGGAGAGGTTCGGCACGTCGTCCGACGGTATGACGGGAACATAGTCAAGCAGCGCAAGCAGACGGTTCGCCTCTCCGTAGACGGGAGAGCTTTCGCGGACGGTCTTAAGCAGCGGCAGCACGTAGCCTTTCAGCACGGGGATCTCATAGGCTAAAGAGGTGTTGAAGGTGGCGTCGGCCCGCTCCTGATAGGGGAAGATGTGTTTGTGGGAGCCGCGAACGACAGAGGGCCACTGTGAAAGGGTGGCCTCCGCCCCGTGTCCGCGCGTGCGCGCGTCGCGCACCATGCGGCGCAGGAGGCGGGTGTCGGTCGTGCCTATGCGGTTGTGGAAATCTATGTTCGTCCCAGTGAGGGGGCAGATGAAGATGCCGTATTTATTTTCAGCGGGGATGCTTGCGGTAAGTTTCTGATTGAGGCCGTGTATCCCCTCTATGACCAGCATCTCGTCTGGCGCCAGGCGCATTTTGAAGCCCTTCGTGCGGCTTCCTGTTATGAAGTCGAACTTCGGCACATCGACCTCTTCTCCCGCAAGCAGCGCCGATATGTGCTCGTTGACGAGTTCAAGGTCAAGCGCCTCCAGCGCCTCGAAGTCCGGCTTGCCGGAGCGGTCAAGCGGCGTCTGCGCGCGGTTCACAAAATAATTGTCAAGCTCAAGCGTCGCGGAGTTTATGCCTGATGAGAGCAGCTGCACGCGCAGACGGCGCGACGAGGTGGTCTTGCCGGAGCTTGACGGCCCAGCGAGGCAGAGCAGCCGCACGTTTGGGCGTTCCTCTATCTGGCGCGCGATGTCGCTGAGCAGCCTCGTGTGCAGCGCCTCGCAGACCATCACCAGGTCACGCGAACGGCCAGCGGAGACGTGGCTGTGGATGCCGGCCATAGTGCTTATTTTAAGGCGCTCTAGCCACCGAGTGTGTTCCTGTATGAGGTGGAATATTTTCGGCGACTCCTCAAAGGGCATCACTTTTTTAGGGTTCCCAAAGCTGGGGCCGGAGAGGAATATCCCTCCGTGATAAGAGTGGAGTTCAAAGGTGGGAGCAAGCGCCGTGTTGTCGGCGAGCGCCCCTCCAAAAAAATCATAGATGCCGCAGCAGTTGTAAAGGATCACGGGGTCGTTGCCGACCCAGCGCAGCAGCTCTTCTTTGTCGAAATAGCCCTGCTCGTGCATTATAGCGCGCGCTACGTCTATCGGGAAGACCTCGCGCGTTATCGGCACTGCGCCCTCCACCATACGGCGCATCTCGGCCGCCAGCTCTTCACATTCCTCGCTTGATATCTCTCCGTCCGGGGACTCGTAAAAATATGAATAGAGCATGGACTGAGTGAGGTTCAGCCTTATTTTTTTAAGCAGCGACGCAGACGACGTCAGCATGAACGATAATGTTTTGAGGTAGACTTCTATGCCCTCGATGCTTTCGATGGTTATAAATTCCACAAACGAATCCATCACTATCTCCCACGAAAGCGGGCGCTGCACCCTGTTGACGCGGCAGGCCATTACATCTCCCTTGTTGGGGAAATCTACCCGCTGAAGCAGATTTTTCGCGGTGATGGGTTTTTCTGTCCTGTATGGGAGCATCTCTTTGAATCGTATCTCTATACTCAAGTTATTTACCCCATTTCGTGTAAAGTGGCAGACATTAAACTTCATCTTGTCATTTTAACACAAAGGCGGGGGATGTGCACGCTGTGCATCACTCCCCCGCCACCGGCTTTTTTAAAAAACGCTGCCGCTTTATTGTGTTAGTTTATGACGACCTTCTCTACGATTACCTTTTTGAGGGGCCTGTCCATCGAGTCGGTGTCCACTTTGCCGATTTTCTCAACTACGTCCATGCCGGAGACGACATGGCCGAAGATGGCGTGCTTGCCGTCAAGCCACGGCGTGGGGACAAGCGTGATGAAGAACTGCGAGCCGCCTGTGTTCGGGCCTGCGTTCGCCATTGAGAGTATGCCGGGCTTGTCGTGTTTGAGGCCCTTGCCAAACTCGTCGGGAATGACATATCCGGGGCCGCCGGTTCCGTTGCCCTTGGGGTCGCCGCCCTGGATCATGAACTGGTCGATGACGCGGTGGAATGAAAGACCGTTGTAATAGCCCTTCTTCGCAAGGTCTACGAAGTTCTTCACCGTCTTGGGGGCGAGGTCGTTGTAAAGTTCGATCTTGAATGTGCCGTAGTTTGTATCAAAGACCGCCACTTCGCGTTTTGCAGCCGCTTCCGCGGGCTCCGCTCCGTCCGTCTGGGGAGAGGCGAGCGGCATGATCACCGCGGCCGCAACCATTGCGCTAAGCGCCAACATTTTCATCATGTTAATCCTCCGTTTTTATTAAAGTTTTTATCTTTGTGATTCTAACATATTTTACGCGCTATGACACTCGCTCAACTGTCGAAAATTATCCTCACCTGACACTCTTTGATGAAGCCTACCGGCATGTAGGACATTTTAGCCGCGCGCAGCCCGGCGTCGTTCATGTCCTCCTCCCTGTTTACGATTTGAAGCTCCGGGTGCTCCTCCACCATGTGCGAGAGAAATTCCTTGTTTATCACCTGATAGGCGGCGCCGTATTCGAGGCTCGCCTTTTCGTAATGCACGACGAGCGTGCTGCCGGCAAGCTCTCCTATCGTATATGCGATTATATTGCCGTCAAGCGTTATCGCGCCGCCGCAGAGGTTCGGTATCCGGTACCAGTTTTGCAGTATCTTTTGTATGCCGTGGTTTTCCTGCATCAGCCCCATCGTCGTCCCGCAGTGGTTCACCTGACACCACGAGTACTGAAAGTCGACTATCTCGGGAAGGAGCTGTTCCGTAATCGGCTGATAGATATAATCGTAGTTTTTGCGGAACTGGTTGACGCGGTTGCGCTTCTTCATATATTTATTGCCGGCGAGAGAGGCGAGCTGCCTGATGTCATAGAGGTATTCCCACGTGCCGCGGTCATCCACGACCTGAACTGTGGCGCAGTCCGCAAGCTCCGCGCTCCATATATTGGCGAGCTCCTCCGGCACCAGCGACAGCGTTATCTCATGCCCGTAGCGCTCGCGGAGTATACGCGGCCAGTCGTCGCGCATCCAGTTGCCGACGGGAGCCAGGTCTGAAAGCCCTACCTTGCTCTGGTGCAGCCAATATAGATCCGTCGTCTCGTCATAGGCCAACTGTGTGCCGAAATCGGCCCCGAGGCTCCATATAACGGGGAAACAGTAATCCGACGCGAGCTGCGAACACATCTCCCAGTGTTTTACATATCTGGGCGCCTCCGCTAATGTTATTTCCTGAAAATTCAATTCCACGCACATTCCCTCCGTGCTTTCTATATACCGTATCGTTTTATATAAAAATATTCTAGATTGACGTTACCGTATAAGGATATACTTTTTTTTGAAAATCGGCCATAGCAAAAAGGCATATATCTGATAAAATTCTATAGTGAGATATGATGCCGTAAGGCAATTATAAATAGATCAGCGAAGAGGGCCTGTTTTCATGAGTAATGACGATAAAGAAATAAAAACAATAGATGAAACTACCGACAACAACGTCGGAGAGATAAAATGCCCCGAGACCGTCCCCCACGACCAGCAGGGAATGACGGACGAGGAACGCGAGTGGAGCGCAAAAACGCCGCCGCGCCGCAAGGTGCCGCGCTGCGTCTTCATAGGCATAGCCATAGCGCTGCTTGCCGCCTTCGGCGGCGGCGGCTGGTGGTATTACCGTGTCAACGTGCTGCCGGAAAAATATTATCTGCGCGCCGAAGCGCTCTTCAACCAAAAGGAATACGCGAAGGCGGAGGAGCTCTACAAAAAAATAATGCGCATACGCCCCGAGCGCCGCGACATCCTCTTCAAGATAGGAAACTGCCGCGAAGAGCGCGGAGACAGGCGCGCCGCCATCTCCTATTACGAAGAGCATCTAAAGACCGCGAAAAACGACGTCAAGGCGATGACGCGCGTAGGCTGGCTCTACATGGAAAACGGCGAATATGAAAAGGCGCTGAAATGGCTCAAAGAGGCGGCGAAACGCCGCAACAAAGACGCCGAGATATGGAACCTCACTGCGCAAGCCGCGGAAAAGGCGGGCGACATCCCCGAAGCGGCTCATGCCTTGTCGCGCCTCTCGCAGATATATAAAGAGCCTGAAAAGAAAATGGCAAGCGGCAAAGAGCTGCTTCGCATAGGCGCCTATAAAGAGGCGATAGACGCATTTTCGCTCGCGGCGAAGCTCGCGCCCGACGACAAGGCGCCTCTGCACGCCATACACGCCGCGAAGGTGATGCTTGGCGCGCCGACGAACCCGCGGCTCGTGATCGTGCCCGGCAAATCGCTTGGTTCGGTGCTGCTTGATTCAACAAAAGACGAAGTGAAGGCCGCAATGGAAAGCCGCGGCCCCGACCGCAAGGAGTTCGGCCATGTCGGCGGAAAATCTATAATAGCGGAAAATCCTGTTGAGATATGGAGCTACAACATAAACGACCCCTCGCGCGAATTTAAAATAATCTTCATGAACGGCAAGGTCTTTGAAATAGAGACGGCCTCGCCCAGCTTCAAAACCGAAAACGGCCTTGGCCTTTCAAACTTCCTCATGGCAAAAAACTCAGATAAGCTCAAATGGCGCAAAGAGGCGCGCAACAGCGCGATACTCTGCCTCGCAAAAGAGGGCGGCCTTACATTCTACGCGGCAGACGTGACGCCGGACGGCGCGGAGGCGCGGTACAAACGTCTGCGCGTACACCACGGCGACGTCGGCATAGACAACATAGACGGCTTCTCGCTGCTCGACCTTTT
Above is a window of Cloacibacillus sp. DNA encoding:
- a CDS encoding NAD(P)-binding domain-containing protein, translated to MTDTIYGAENLLSGKTIGMAGFGHLGSSIGRAFIANGMPPERIAISCAGSERTLAAARELGVAVYSTKQLALRSDFLILAARPQELGAFAGLALKKEARVLSFMAGVTNRMLSKVFSAPVKRAMCSGPETIGEGRGVGAVFPTGGWARALLEAAGLSVFDAALEEELDAFTVAICIPPILQNVAAPAKQVEAALQMMAQRYAVCGKLAPWIRETAASAHGAARPDALKNVSTKGGVTEAMTAALAAGADFSGAVEAGLRRNGELAARLGKLLEDAA
- a CDS encoding SWIM zinc finger family protein, which codes for MAFDGEVKFYKYKKPRETRCGIKSRTARGHSYGSNWWSRRWVEIMEQCIDAGRLARGKSYARRGQVVNIQIEPGLVTAFVQGTRKTPYQIRLGFETITSEARDLILFRCRESATFAAKLLAGEMPAEMEEIFKEAGTPLFPTRNALRRFKCTCPDDASPCKHIIAVLLILAEELEDDPFILLRLRGLDKESLINLLTLESASDEADGECEPGYEWDEEREEALLGGSDDEEPPMPAADDVPRIDADWYKSGEFSFERPEPDIQRRAAALGVMNDFPFWRGEHPFRQTLAPFYENAAVYAGEILTGEKKKPVGRPRKII
- a CDS encoding DEAD/DEAH box helicase, translated to MLILHCGLENDKIYLWGECSFEHRKFSHISNNETERAPRHPWGADSRELRAALKEAAIRHGRKSSSEETAEIFLLLPSRGGLPVPSNPILGDAASDGPITAALYSTEAVVLSFDEFMELIRLYRESDERLSIPGVLFGDDIKYLCRAAEYTAALVQRGSYMPDMKREEAGYVSQWRPMILAKYQDEFTAFASAMPALLCGLSASAPFTAPRGRRAASFSLLESLLDMMIRASQSQAAERGRKVNAGNPHEIWLRSLIWQKAPLLKWDEEMTSLYPQIRAWADSLKAVTAQPWRLFMRLEEPYEPEEELEGDAPKSKRKQKPKEKEWILSWHLQSTQDPTLIIPAERVWSPTEAERRWFEHTQTNPRRYMLQILGQTAARVPAIAASLDAPYPCECRLSLDELFDFLENHLPAVMDEGIQVQFPSAWGDLSGRPKLSLKATLSDPASFSAQGQIKLTDMLDVDWSVALGGDTLTADELEMLTELKTPLTNIRGRWVILYRDEIEKITSALKKLPEKMERKEALLSSLREEHNDAPISEVTGSPWLASVRSMLTGAAPLEEMEPPDGFVGTLRPYQGKGLAWLARLVKMGMGACLADDMGLGKTVQTLALIKKLRAMGEKRPVLLICPTSVMENWRRETQKFVPGMETLLHHGQKRNKKEAFTAEALADTIVISSYSLLYRDNTLFSKVDWAGVILDEAQNIKNPDTCQSRAARSIRADWHIALTGTPVENHVGDMWSLMEFLMPGLMPNRARFSREILRPVQAGEKKAMDKVRRLTAPFILRRLKTDKEIISDLPEKIETKEFCPLSREQATLYSTVTTALARSLSGAEGIQRKGIVLGAITALKQICDHPLLYIKDKSEYDNRSGKMARLSELAEEMLAAGDRALIFTQYAEMGALLKKFLQETFGREALFLHGGVPREKRAEMVRRFQEDEDAPPFFVLSLKAGGTGLNLTRANHVIMFDRWWNPAVEQQAVDRAYRIGQENNVQVHYFCCRGTLEEKIEKLIESKKELAQMLVGTGESWLTEISDSDLHELFSLDKDAVENL
- a CDS encoding nucleoside kinase, producing MSIEIRFKEMLPYRTEKPITAKNLLQRVDFPNKGDVMACRVNRVQRPLSWEIVMDSFVEFITIESIEGIEVYLKTLSFMLTSSASLLKKIRLNLTQSMLYSYFYESPDGEISSEECEELAAEMRRMVEGAVPITREVFPIDVARAIMHEQGYFDKEELLRWVGNDPVILYNCCGIYDFFGGALADNTALAPTFELHSYHGGIFLSGPSFGNPKKVMPFEESPKIFHLIQEHTRWLERLKISTMAGIHSHVSAGRSRDLVMVCEALHTRLLSDIARQIEERPNVRLLCLAGPSSSGKTTSSRRLRVQLLSSGINSATLELDNYFVNRAQTPLDRSGKPDFEALEALDLELVNEHISALLAGEEVDVPKFDFITGSRTKGFKMRLAPDEMLVIEGIHGLNQKLTASIPAENKYGIFICPLTGTNIDFHNRIGTTDTRLLRRMVRDARTRGHGAEATLSQWPSVVRGSHKHIFPYQERADATFNTSLAYEIPVLKGYVLPLLKTVRESSPVYGEANRLLALLDYVPVIPSDDVPNLSIIREFIGGSCFE
- a CDS encoding peptidylprolyl isomerase, translated to MMKMLALSAMVAAAVIMPLASPQTDGAEPAEAAAKREVAVFDTNYGTFKIELYNDLAPKTVKNFVDLAKKGYYNGLSFHRVIDQFMIQGGDPKGNGTGGPGYVIPDEFGKGLKHDKPGILSMANAGPNTGGSQFFITLVPTPWLDGKHAIFGHVVSGMDVVEKIGKVDTDSMDRPLKKVIVEKVVIN
- a CDS encoding phosphatidylglycerol lysyltransferase domain-containing protein — encoded protein: MELNFQEITLAEAPRYVKHWEMCSQLASDYCFPVIWSLGADFGTQLAYDETTDLYWLHQSKVGLSDLAPVGNWMRDDWPRILRERYGHEITLSLVPEELANIWSAELADCATVQVVDDRGTWEYLYDIRQLASLAGNKYMKKRNRVNQFRKNYDYIYQPITEQLLPEIVDFQYSWCQVNHCGTTMGLMQENHGIQKILQNWYRIPNLCGGAITLDGNIIAYTIGELAGSTLVVHYEKASLEYGAAYQVINKEFLSHMVEEHPELQIVNREEDMNDAGLRAAKMSYMPVGFIKECQVRIIFDS
- a CDS encoding tetratricopeptide repeat protein codes for the protein MSNDDKEIKTIDETTDNNVGEIKCPETVPHDQQGMTDEEREWSAKTPPRRKVPRCVFIGIAIALLAAFGGGGWWYYRVNVLPEKYYLRAEALFNQKEYAKAEELYKKIMRIRPERRDILFKIGNCREERGDRRAAISYYEEHLKTAKNDVKAMTRVGWLYMENGEYEKALKWLKEAAKRRNKDAEIWNLTAQAAEKAGDIPEAAHALSRLSQIYKEPEKKMASGKELLRIGAYKEAIDAFSLAAKLAPDDKAPLHAIHAAKVMLGAPTNPRLVIVPGKSLGSVLLDSTKDEVKAAMESRGPDRKEFGHVGGKSIIAENPVEIWSYNINDPSREFKIIFMNGKVFEIETASPSFKTENGLGLSNFLMAKNSDKLKWRKEARNSAILCLAKEGGLTFYAADVTPDGAEARYKRLRVHHGDVGIDNIDGFSLLDLFENNR